The Deinococcus koreensis genome window below encodes:
- a CDS encoding NAD-dependent malic enzyme, which produces MSRRDLPLTDHYDVKRGEDGHRYIVPLIRGFNLTRIPLLNKGTAFTAEEREVLGLDGLLAPQVDSLEVLVERLYTEYSRLDEPMRRHTFLRNLQDRNEVQFYALLSEHIEEMLPIVYTPTVGEAVKRFSQIYRYARGLTLSTQTISRARQALANVPLNDVRIIVATDSSAILGIGDQGFGGMAISIGKLSLYTVAGGVGPDKTLPVELDVGTGRADLRDDPHYLGVKHERLSGEEYLKFMDTFVEATLGRYPKAIIQWEDFSKDAAFTILHRYRRVVPSFNDDIQGTGAVVLAGVLNACRIKGERLADQVIVIHGAGAGGAGVAAAMREGLRREGVPDDELPRRVFVLDSRGLLTDDREMEDYKRPLATPRALTTGWAGPDLLNVIQGAKATVLLGLSGVPGTFDEAVVRAALANTERPLVFPLSNPTAHTEALPDDLLRWSGGAALVATGSPFADVEYGGQTHAIGQGNNAFIFPGLGFGAILARVREVTDDMVTAAAYALAAYTERHHPGRIYPPVSELSAASIEVAVAVIWQALQGGVATEFEIRRMGDQELRAFVERKFWVPKHLPFRLE; this is translated from the coding sequence ATGTCCAGACGCGACCTGCCGCTGACCGACCACTACGACGTGAAGCGCGGCGAGGACGGGCACCGCTACATCGTGCCGCTGATCCGGGGCTTCAACCTGACCCGCATTCCGCTGCTGAACAAGGGCACGGCCTTCACCGCCGAGGAGCGCGAGGTGCTGGGCCTCGACGGACTGCTGGCCCCGCAGGTGGACTCGCTGGAGGTACTCGTCGAGCGGCTGTACACCGAGTACTCGCGGCTGGACGAGCCGATGCGCAGACACACCTTCCTGCGCAACCTGCAGGATCGCAACGAGGTGCAGTTCTACGCGCTGCTTTCAGAGCACATCGAGGAGATGCTGCCCATCGTCTACACGCCCACCGTGGGCGAGGCGGTCAAGCGCTTCTCGCAGATCTACCGCTACGCGCGCGGCCTGACCCTCAGCACGCAGACCATCTCGCGGGCGCGCCAGGCACTGGCGAACGTGCCGCTCAACGACGTGCGGATCATCGTGGCGACCGATTCCAGCGCCATCCTGGGCATCGGGGATCAGGGCTTCGGCGGCATGGCGATCTCCATCGGCAAGCTGTCGCTGTACACGGTGGCGGGCGGGGTCGGCCCCGACAAGACATTGCCCGTCGAGCTGGACGTGGGCACCGGCCGCGCCGACCTGCGGGACGACCCGCATTACCTGGGCGTCAAGCACGAGCGCCTGAGCGGCGAGGAGTACCTGAAGTTCATGGATACCTTCGTGGAGGCCACCCTGGGGAGATACCCCAAGGCGATCATCCAGTGGGAGGACTTCTCCAAGGACGCGGCGTTTACCATCCTGCACCGCTACCGGCGGGTCGTGCCGAGCTTCAACGACGACATCCAGGGCACCGGCGCGGTGGTGCTGGCGGGCGTGCTGAACGCCTGCCGCATCAAGGGCGAACGGCTGGCCGATCAGGTCATCGTGATCCACGGGGCGGGCGCGGGCGGCGCGGGGGTGGCCGCCGCCATGCGCGAGGGCCTGCGCCGGGAGGGCGTGCCGGACGATGAACTCCCGCGCCGCGTCTTCGTGCTCGACTCGCGCGGCCTGCTCACCGATGACCGGGAGATGGAGGACTACAAGCGCCCCCTGGCGACACCCAGAGCCCTGACCACCGGCTGGGCCGGCCCCGACCTCCTGAACGTGATCCAGGGGGCGAAGGCGACCGTGCTGCTGGGCTTATCGGGCGTGCCCGGCACCTTCGACGAGGCGGTGGTGCGCGCCGCGCTGGCGAACACGGAGCGCCCGCTGGTCTTCCCGCTCAGCAACCCGACCGCGCACACCGAGGCGCTGCCGGACGACCTGCTGCGCTGGTCCGGGGGCGCGGCGCTGGTCGCCACCGGCAGCCCCTTTGCCGATGTGGAGTACGGCGGGCAGACCCACGCCATCGGGCAGGGCAACAACGCCTTCATCTTTCCGGGACTGGGCTTCGGCGCCATCCTGGCCCGCGTGCGCGAGGTCACCGACGACATGGTCACGGCAGCGGCCTACGCGCTGGCGGCCTACACCGAGCGGCACCACCCGGGGCGCATCTATCCGCCGGTCTCGGAACTCTCGGCAGCGAGCATCGAGGTCGCGGTGGCGGTCATCTGGCAGGCCCTGCAAGGCGGCGTGGCGACCGAGTTCGAGATCCGCCGCATGGGGGATCAGGAACTGCGCGCCTTCGTGGAGCGCAAGTTCTGGGTGCCCAAGCACCTGCCCTTCCGGCTGGAGTAG
- the allE gene encoding (S)-ureidoglycine aminohydrolase, translating to MKHLGVTRSALQPSHAVITPDTFVRTALAGWPGSAVVLHIAPVMGLGARFVQFTAEMPSGAVAHASQHGYQRFAFVLEGEVEVAVDGETRTLREYEYVFLPAGAPHTLTATSTARVSVFEKAYEAAPGVEAPGVVWGNERTAPDTPFEGDDHLIARKLLPDTPEFDFMVSTMSFAPGATLPYAEIHLMEHGLLMLEGEGLYKLQDAYYPVARGDVIWMGAYCPQWYAALGKGWSKYLLYKDMNRHPLG from the coding sequence TTGAAACACCTCGGAGTCACCCGCAGCGCCCTGCAACCCTCGCACGCGGTCATCACGCCGGACACCTTCGTCCGCACGGCACTGGCCGGATGGCCGGGCAGCGCGGTCGTCCTGCACATCGCGCCGGTCATGGGGCTGGGGGCGCGTTTCGTGCAGTTCACAGCGGAGATGCCTTCCGGCGCTGTGGCGCACGCTTCCCAGCACGGCTACCAGCGCTTCGCCTTCGTGCTGGAGGGGGAAGTCGAGGTGGCGGTGGACGGCGAAACGCGCACGCTGCGCGAGTACGAGTACGTCTTCCTGCCGGCCGGCGCCCCACACACGCTCACGGCCACCTCCACCGCCCGCGTCTCCGTGTTCGAGAAAGCCTACGAGGCCGCGCCGGGCGTGGAGGCCCCCGGCGTCGTCTGGGGCAACGAGCGCACCGCCCCCGACACCCCCTTCGAGGGCGACGACCACCTCATCGCGCGCAAGCTGCTGCCCGACACCCCGGAGTTCGACTTCATGGTCAGCACCATGAGTTTCGCGCCGGGCGCCACGCTGCCCTACGCGGAAATCCACCTCATGGAACACGGCCTGCTGATGCTGGAGGGCGAGGGCCTGTACAAGCTGCAGGACGCCTATTACCCGGTGGCGCGCGGGGACGTGATCTGGATGGGCGCGTATTGCCCGCAGTGGTACGCCGCGCTGGGCAAGGGGTGGAGCAAGTACCTGCTGTACAAGGACATGAACCGGCATCCGCTGGGCTGA
- a CDS encoding allantoinase has translation MSFDLIVRGGQVVTPQGVRRLDIGITGGQIAALGEELGGARQELDAGGRHVFPGVVDAHVHLNEPGRTDWEGFETGTRALAAGGATSFVDMPLNSSPPVLTRARFEEKARLGEEKSRLDFGLWGGLTPLNLGELDDLAAAGVCGFKAFMSHSGLDEFPAADDLTLYEGMRAAARLGLVVATHAESDDFTRRLTEAARAQGKAGVRDYLETRPVVTELEAVGRALLFARDTGAALHLVHLSSGAAVALAFEAKAKGVDVSIETCPHYLHFTDEDVERVGAALKCAPPLRPKAVQDDLWRELLAGHVDIVGSDHSPAPPDMKTSSDFFALWGGISGAQSTLNVLLDGGHHRRGLPLELVAALSALNPAQRFRLPGKGRLEVGADADFALVDLNEEWTLTDLHDRWEQNPYRGQTFRGRVRSTYSRGRTVYEHGVVVDAIRGKLLRPSPRPASMP, from the coding sequence ATGAGCTTCGACCTGATCGTGCGCGGCGGCCAGGTCGTGACCCCCCAGGGCGTGCGGCGCCTGGACATCGGAATAACGGGCGGGCAGATCGCGGCGCTGGGCGAGGAACTGGGCGGCGCCCGGCAGGAGCTGGACGCCGGCGGCCGGCACGTTTTCCCCGGTGTGGTGGACGCCCACGTTCACCTGAATGAACCGGGCCGCACCGACTGGGAGGGCTTCGAGACCGGCACGCGGGCCCTGGCGGCCGGCGGGGCGACCAGTTTCGTGGACATGCCGCTGAACTCCTCGCCCCCCGTGCTGACCCGCGCCCGCTTCGAGGAGAAGGCCCGGCTGGGCGAGGAGAAGTCGCGGCTGGACTTCGGCCTGTGGGGTGGCCTGACCCCGCTGAATCTGGGCGAACTGGACGACCTCGCGGCCGCGGGGGTGTGCGGCTTCAAGGCCTTCATGTCGCATTCCGGCCTGGACGAGTTCCCGGCCGCCGACGACCTGACGCTCTACGAGGGGATGAGGGCCGCCGCCCGCCTGGGGCTGGTCGTCGCCACTCACGCCGAGAGCGACGACTTCACCCGCCGCCTGACCGAGGCGGCGCGGGCCCAGGGGAAAGCGGGGGTGCGGGATTATCTGGAGACCCGCCCGGTCGTCACCGAACTGGAGGCCGTGGGGCGGGCCCTGCTGTTCGCCCGGGACACCGGCGCGGCGCTGCATCTGGTGCATCTCAGCTCGGGCGCGGCGGTGGCGCTGGCCTTCGAGGCGAAAGCGAAGGGCGTGGACGTGTCCATCGAGACCTGCCCCCACTACCTGCACTTCACCGACGAGGACGTGGAGCGTGTGGGCGCGGCGCTGAAATGTGCCCCGCCCCTGCGCCCGAAAGCCGTGCAGGACGACCTCTGGCGCGAACTGTTGGCCGGGCACGTGGACATCGTCGGCTCCGACCACTCGCCCGCCCCGCCGGACATGAAGACAAGTTCGGACTTTTTTGCCCTGTGGGGCGGCATCAGCGGCGCGCAGAGCACCCTGAACGTGCTGCTGGACGGCGGGCACCACCGCCGTGGCCTGCCCCTGGAGCTGGTCGCCGCCCTGAGCGCCCTGAACCCGGCCCAGCGCTTCCGCCTGCCCGGCAAGGGCCGCCTGGAGGTCGGCGCCGACGCCGACTTCGCCCTCGTCGACCTGAACGAAGAGTGGACGCTCACCGACCTCCACGACCGCTGGGAACAGAACCCCTACCGGGGGCAGACCTTCCGGGGGCGCGTCCGGTCGACGTATTCGCGGGGTCGAACGGTCTACGAGCATGGCGTCGTCGTCGATGCGATTCGGGGAAAGTTGCTCAGGCCATCGCCTCGCCCGGCGTCCATGCCCTGA
- a CDS encoding allantoate amidohydrolase — translation MTANPSIDLSELHARVLAACRELAALTEVPGETTRPYLCPTTRGVHAFLRAWADRLGLSTRIDAVGNLRSRREGPTPDSPTLYLGSHIDTVPNAGAYDGILGVLLAYALAEAVRDQALPYALEVLAFSEEEGVRYGVPFIGSRALTGTAGPLLELRDKDGLTVSDAIRAYGLNPDELPDAEIRSESLGYLEFHIEQGPVLQAAGAGVGVVTAIAGQNRVLLDFTGQAAHAGTTPMTHRRDALAAAARFVVAAEERARATPGLVATVGVMQARPGAINIVPGEVHCTLDIRHERDEVRRDALPLLLADAERFAAERGVTVSITPKMEEAATPMDARFQGLLRQAATDLGLDAPDVLSGAGHDAMIMSTRMPAAMLFLRSPNALSHHPDEMVNPEDVEAALRVGLRFLERLAQEARA, via the coding sequence TTGACCGCGAACCCAAGTATCGACCTGAGCGAACTCCATGCCCGCGTGCTGGCCGCCTGCCGCGAACTGGCCGCGCTGACCGAGGTCCCCGGCGAGACGACGCGCCCGTACCTGTGCCCCACCACGCGGGGCGTCCACGCCTTCCTGCGGGCCTGGGCGGATCGCCTGGGCCTGAGCACCCGTATCGACGCGGTGGGGAACCTGCGCTCGCGACGTGAAGGGCCGACTCCCGACTCGCCCACCCTCTACCTGGGCTCGCACATCGACACCGTGCCCAACGCGGGCGCCTACGACGGCATCCTGGGCGTGCTGCTGGCCTACGCGCTGGCCGAGGCCGTGCGCGATCAGGCGCTCCCCTACGCCCTGGAGGTGCTGGCCTTCTCCGAGGAGGAGGGCGTGCGCTACGGCGTGCCCTTCATCGGCTCACGGGCGCTGACCGGCACGGCGGGGCCGCTGCTGGAGTTGCGGGATAAGGACGGATTGACTGTCTCAGACGCCATCCGCGCCTATGGCCTGAACCCGGACGAGCTGCCGGACGCGGAGATCCGGAGCGAGTCGCTGGGCTACCTGGAGTTCCACATCGAGCAGGGGCCGGTGCTGCAGGCGGCGGGGGCGGGCGTGGGCGTGGTGACGGCCATCGCGGGCCAGAACCGCGTGCTGCTGGACTTCACGGGGCAGGCCGCGCACGCCGGCACCACCCCCATGACCCACCGCCGGGACGCGCTGGCGGCGGCGGCCCGGTTCGTGGTGGCGGCCGAGGAGCGGGCGCGGGCCACCCCGGGGCTGGTAGCGACCGTGGGGGTCATGCAGGCGCGGCCGGGGGCCATCAACATCGTGCCCGGCGAGGTGCACTGCACGCTGGACATCCGCCACGAGCGCGACGAGGTGCGCCGGGACGCCCTGCCCCTGCTGCTGGCCGACGCCGAACGTTTCGCCGCCGAACGGGGAGTCACGGTGAGTATCACGCCGAAGATGGAAGAGGCCGCCACGCCGATGGACGCGCGTTTCCAGGGTCTGCTGCGGCAGGCGGCGACCGACCTCGGCCTGGACGCGCCCGACGTGCTCAGCGGCGCGGGGCACGACGCCATGATCATGAGCACCCGGATGCCCGCCGCGATGCTCTTTCTCCGCTCGCCCAACGCCCTGAGCCACCACCCGGACGAGATGGTGAACCCGGAGGACGTCGAGGCCGCCCTGCGCGTGGGCCTGCGTTTTCTGGAGCGGCTGGCTCAGGAGGCCCGCGCATGA
- a CDS encoding aldolase/citrate lyase family protein: MPSPLHLTPAAHALAEHLHEGLRSRWMALHDPPPPGEASSTIHQFQAAPIPDDLRGRRVELIVEASDLAMLRRALNSDADAVVIDFDDTFSPTRANVQAAYDALAWATGSDKPLLVRPRALYAVEPGLNFGGPGIASLCDLSAVLAARPGRPPHVYIPKLETVMEARFWHDALALAEAHLGLEPDTVRVCLQIETYWGLLRADELLHALHTRAYGLNAGRWDYVFSLVKHLGATRTTPIPPRSALTMDVPAMRAYAEQLVQVCRQHGAEAIGGTASLAPDPANPEPALDAVRADKEREAAQGFTAAWAGLPELVEAVRGGLALLITPQSAARPAPLKGSQESLTLPPLEGRWPGGPEGLNGPGRPTTLDELHRVAQTRLHTLTDLPTPTLLPLSEVRDATGLALDVFAAWLEGRGVVVRGGRVEDTATAELARALLWQWVRVGAPLDDGTVLSAERYLHERRSLMPDDEGAARLLDDLVLARECPAYFPREAQHLFPELFPGVSP; encoded by the coding sequence ATGCCCAGTCCACTCCATCTGACCCCCGCCGCCCACGCGCTGGCCGAACACCTGCACGAGGGGTTGCGGTCGCGCTGGATGGCGCTGCATGATCCGCCCCCACCGGGTGAAGCCAGCTCTACCATCCATCAGTTTCAGGCGGCGCCCATTCCCGACGACCTGCGGGGTCGCCGCGTGGAACTGATCGTTGAGGCGTCCGATCTCGCCATGCTCCGCCGCGCCCTGAACTCGGACGCCGACGCCGTGGTGATCGACTTCGACGACACCTTTTCCCCCACCCGGGCGAACGTGCAGGCGGCCTACGACGCGCTGGCGTGGGCCACGGGCAGCGACAAGCCCCTGCTGGTGCGCCCCCGCGCGCTGTACGCGGTGGAGCCTGGCCTGAACTTCGGCGGCCCAGGCATCGCCTCCCTGTGCGACCTGAGTGCCGTCCTGGCCGCGCGCCCGGGGCGGCCGCCGCATGTCTACATCCCCAAGCTGGAAACCGTCATGGAAGCCCGGTTCTGGCACGACGCGCTGGCACTGGCCGAGGCGCACCTGGGCCTGGAGCCCGACACCGTGCGCGTGTGCCTGCAGATCGAGACGTATTGGGGCCTGTTGCGGGCCGACGAGCTTCTCCATGCTCTTCACACCCGCGCCTACGGCCTGAACGCGGGCCGCTGGGATTACGTGTTCAGCCTCGTCAAGCACCTAGGGGCCACGCGCACTACGCCCATACCGCCCCGCTCGGCACTCACGATGGACGTGCCCGCCATGCGCGCCTACGCCGAACAGCTGGTGCAGGTCTGCCGTCAGCACGGCGCCGAGGCCATTGGGGGCACAGCCTCGCTGGCGCCCGATCCGGCGAATCCCGAACCGGCGCTGGACGCGGTGCGGGCGGACAAGGAGCGCGAGGCCGCGCAGGGCTTCACGGCGGCCTGGGCGGGGCTGCCGGAACTGGTGGAGGCGGTGCGGGGGGGGCTTGCGCTACTTATAACCCCTCAGTCCGCTGCGCGGCCAGCTCCCCTCAAGGGGAGCCAAGAGTCTCTCACCTTGCCTCCCCTTGAGGGGAGGTGGCCCGGAGGGCCGGAGGGGTTAAACGGGCCTGGCAGACCCACAACTCTGGACGAGCTGCACCGGGTAGCACAAACCCGTCTTCACACCCTCACCGACCTCCCCACCCCGACCCTCCTCCCCCTCTCCGAAGTCCGGGATGCCACCGGCCTCGCGCTGGACGTGTTCGCGGCGTGGCTGGAGGGGCGCGGCGTGGTGGTGCGCGGCGGGCGGGTCGAGGACACCGCCACGGCCGAACTCGCGCGGGCGCTCCTCTGGCAGTGGGTACGGGTCGGGGCGCCGCTGGACGATGGCACAGTGCTAAGCGCCGAGCGCTACCTCCACGAACGCCGATCCCTGATGCCGGATGATGAAGGCGCCGCGCGGCTGCTGGATGATCTGGTGCTGGCCCGCGAGTGCCCGGCATATTTTCCCCGTGAGGCGCAGCATCTGTTTCCCGAACTCTTCCCAGGAGTGTCCCCTTGA
- a CDS encoding IclR family transcriptional regulator, which produces MTAGARGKAGRARSGEAASVRTLERGLSVLAALAEAREAPLGVLARRVGLPASTTYRLLETLRQQDFAEWDEASGLFRVGRRAAQVGSAYSAQGALLGAAREPMHALVDELNESANLAALRGSQAVYIAQVEGRQLVRMFTQLGASAPLHCSGVGKVLMAWQDEATVRGALGEGPYPAFTPHSITQPAAYRAELARVRQQGYAHDDQERELGVRCVAAPIRDALGTVVAALSVSAPTSRLTRTDIPRVLAHVQRAAGEISARLGWTE; this is translated from the coding sequence ATGACCGCTGGCGCCAGGGGCAAAGCCGGCCGCGCCCGCTCCGGCGAGGCGGCCAGCGTCCGCACGCTGGAACGCGGCCTGAGCGTGCTGGCGGCCCTGGCCGAGGCGCGCGAGGCGCCGCTGGGCGTGCTGGCCCGGCGGGTGGGCCTGCCCGCCAGCACCACCTACCGGCTGCTGGAAACCCTGCGCCAGCAGGACTTCGCCGAGTGGGACGAGGCCAGCGGTCTGTTCCGGGTGGGCCGCCGGGCGGCGCAGGTGGGCTCGGCCTACAGCGCCCAGGGCGCCCTGCTGGGAGCCGCGCGGGAACCCATGCACGCGCTGGTGGACGAGCTGAACGAGTCCGCGAACCTGGCCGCGCTGCGCGGCTCCCAGGCGGTCTACATCGCGCAGGTCGAGGGCCGCCAGCTCGTGCGGATGTTCACGCAACTGGGCGCTTCGGCGCCGCTGCACTGCTCTGGCGTGGGCAAGGTGCTGATGGCCTGGCAGGACGAGGCCACCGTGCGCGGGGCGCTGGGCGAGGGGCCGTACCCGGCCTTCACGCCGCACTCGATCACCCAGCCGGCCGCCTACCGGGCCGAACTCGCCCGCGTGCGGCAGCAGGGCTACGCGCACGACGACCAGGAACGGGAACTGGGCGTGCGCTGCGTGGCCGCGCCCATCCGGGACGCCCTGGGCACCGTGGTCGCGGCCCTGAGCGTGTCCGCGCCGACCTCGCGCCTGACCCGGACGGACATTCCCCGCGTCCTGGCGCATGTCCAACGGGCGGCGGGAGAAATCTCGGCGCGGCTGGGCTGGACGGAGTGA
- the aceB gene encoding malate synthase A, with protein MTILSTPDGLTISGPLQPGYDEILTPEALAFVAELHRRFDPRRRELLAAREARQARLDAGEKPDFLPETRAIREGDWMINPLPADLQDRRVEITGPVDRKMIINALNSGARVFMADFEDANSPSWANCVGGQINLRDAVRGTISLETNGKSYRLNDRVAVLLVRPRGWHLPEKHVTVDGEVLSGAFFDFGLYVWHNAKELLARGSGPYFYLPKMESHLEARLWNEVFGLAEERLGLGRGTIKGTVLIETILAAFEMDEILYELREHSAGLNCGRWDYIFSYIKKFREDPHATLPDRAKVTMAVPMMQNYSRLAIQTCHRRGAPAIGGMSAFIPVKNDPQANERAFAQVRADKEREAQNGHDGTWVAHPGMVALATEVFDALMPTPNQIGSGKQMDLTITAADLLTPPDGAVSEAGVRTNISVGVQYLAAWLRGSGAVPIHNLMEDAATAEISRAQLWQWRRHGVTLEDGRPLSPELFDALYDDEVRQLGPDFAEAAALFRRTATESPLMDFLTLPGYAQLA; from the coding sequence ATGACGATCCTCTCCACGCCCGACGGCCTGACCATCTCCGGCCCCCTGCAGCCCGGCTACGACGAGATCCTGACTCCAGAGGCGCTGGCCTTCGTGGCCGAGCTGCACCGCCGCTTCGACCCGCGCCGCCGCGAGCTGCTGGCGGCCCGCGAGGCGCGGCAGGCGCGGCTGGACGCCGGGGAGAAACCCGACTTCCTGCCGGAGACCCGCGCCATCCGCGAGGGCGACTGGATGATCAATCCGCTGCCAGCCGACCTGCAGGATCGCCGGGTGGAGATCACCGGGCCGGTCGACCGCAAGATGATCATCAACGCGCTGAACTCCGGCGCCCGCGTGTTCATGGCCGATTTCGAGGACGCCAACAGCCCCTCGTGGGCCAACTGCGTGGGGGGCCAGATCAATCTGCGCGACGCCGTGCGGGGCACCATCAGCCTGGAAACGAACGGCAAGAGCTACCGGCTGAACGACCGGGTGGCCGTGCTGCTGGTCAGGCCGCGCGGCTGGCACCTGCCGGAAAAACACGTCACGGTGGACGGCGAGGTGCTGAGCGGCGCCTTCTTCGACTTCGGGCTGTATGTGTGGCACAACGCCAAGGAGTTGCTTGCGCGCGGCTCCGGGCCGTACTTCTACCTCCCCAAGATGGAGTCGCATCTGGAAGCGCGGCTCTGGAACGAGGTGTTTGGCCTCGCGGAGGAGCGCCTGGGGCTGGGGCGCGGCACCATCAAGGGCACGGTGCTGATCGAGACCATCCTGGCCGCCTTCGAGATGGACGAGATCCTCTACGAGCTGCGCGAGCACTCGGCGGGGCTGAACTGCGGGCGCTGGGACTACATCTTTTCGTACATCAAGAAGTTCCGCGAAGACCCGCACGCCACCCTGCCCGACCGGGCGAAGGTCACGATGGCCGTGCCGATGATGCAGAACTACTCCCGGCTGGCGATCCAGACCTGCCACCGGCGCGGCGCCCCGGCCATCGGCGGCATGAGCGCCTTCATTCCGGTCAAGAACGATCCGCAGGCCAACGAGCGCGCCTTCGCCCAGGTGCGCGCCGACAAGGAGCGCGAGGCCCAGAACGGCCACGACGGCACCTGGGTCGCGCACCCCGGCATGGTGGCGCTGGCGACTGAGGTCTTCGACGCGCTGATGCCGACGCCAAACCAGATCGGCTCCGGCAAGCAGATGGATCTGACCATCACGGCCGCCGACCTGCTGACGCCCCCGGACGGCGCGGTGAGCGAGGCGGGCGTGCGGACGAACATCAGCGTGGGTGTCCAGTACCTCGCGGCGTGGCTGCGCGGCTCGGGCGCGGTGCCGATCCACAACCTGATGGAAGATGCCGCCACCGCCGAGATCTCCCGCGCGCAGCTGTGGCAGTGGCGGCGCCACGGCGTGACCCTGGAGGACGGCCGCCCCCTCAGCCCCGAACTCTTCGACGCCCTGTACGACGACGAGGTGCGGCAGCTGGGGCCGGACTTCGCTGAAGCTGCCGCCCTCTTCCGGCGCACCGCCACCGAGAGCCCGCTGATGGACTTCCTGACCCTGCCGGGCTACGCGCAGCTCGCCTGA
- a CDS encoding ChpI protein: protein MKTAISLADSLYQRAERLARLRRLSRSELYAAALRDYLDRHEAADVTDQLNDLYAGEDSTLSPELRELGLEAVRTSQSDPP, encoded by the coding sequence GTGAAAACGGCGATTTCGCTTGCAGACAGCCTGTACCAGCGCGCCGAGCGGCTGGCCCGCCTGCGCCGGCTTTCGCGCAGCGAACTGTATGCCGCCGCGCTCCGCGACTATCTGGATCGGCATGAAGCCGCCGACGTCACGGATCAACTGAACGACCTCTATGCTGGGGAAGACAGCACACTGAGCCCGGAACTTCGGGAACTGGGCTTGGAGGCTGTGCGGACATCCCAGTCTGACCCTCCATGA
- a CDS encoding type II toxin-antitoxin system PemK/MazF family toxin, whose amino-acid sequence MRRGEVWDIRYPLVARENSEPYGHGPVVIISSDRFNESAIRTVLIAVLTSNLRLERAPGNVLLIADSGNGLASDSVLNVSQLLVVDKARLVSRRGAIDEVSLELLDRGLKLVLALI is encoded by the coding sequence ATGAGGCGTGGCGAGGTCTGGGACATCCGTTATCCCCTGGTCGCGCGCGAAAACTCCGAGCCGTATGGGCATGGGCCGGTGGTGATCATCTCCAGCGACCGCTTCAACGAGAGTGCCATCCGGACGGTGCTCATCGCCGTCCTGACCAGCAACCTGCGTCTGGAACGCGCGCCCGGCAACGTCCTGCTGATCGCCGATAGCGGCAATGGCCTGGCTTCCGACAGCGTGCTGAACGTGTCCCAGCTGCTGGTGGTCGATAAGGCCCGGCTGGTCTCCAGGCGCGGCGCCATAGACGAGGTCAGCCTGGAACTGCTGGACAGAGGATTGAAACTCGTGCTGGCCCTGATCTAG